In Enterobacter sp. 638, a single window of DNA contains:
- a CDS encoding YeiH family protein yields the protein MTAITLHNHRSVWHYVPGLALSAAITGAALWGGSIPAVAGAGFSALTLAILLGMVVGNTVYPQISQSCDGGVIFAKQHLLRLGIILYGFRLTFSQIADVGVSGIAIDVLTLTSTFLLACFIGQKVFGLDKKTSWLIGAGSSICGAAAVLATEPVVKAESSKVTVAVATVVIFGTLAIFLYPAMYPLVAHWFTPETYGIYIGSTMHEVAQVVAAGHAISPEAENSAVIAKMLRVMMLAPFLIILAARVKQLTPAGKGEKSKITIPWFAILFIAVAVFNSFHLLPKTIVDMLVTLDTVLLAMAMAALGVTTHVSALKKAGAKPLLMALILFVWLIVGGGAINLAVHSVMA from the coding sequence ATGACAGCAATCACCCTACACAATCATCGTTCAGTGTGGCATTACGTACCGGGGCTTGCGCTCAGCGCCGCCATCACCGGCGCAGCATTATGGGGCGGGAGTATTCCAGCCGTCGCTGGCGCCGGGTTTAGCGCACTCACGCTGGCTATTCTGCTCGGCATGGTGGTCGGTAATACGGTTTATCCGCAGATTTCACAATCTTGCGATGGCGGTGTGATTTTCGCCAAACAGCACCTGCTGCGTCTGGGCATTATTCTTTATGGTTTCCGCCTCACCTTTTCGCAGATTGCGGACGTCGGCGTCAGCGGGATTGCCATTGATGTGCTGACGCTGACCAGCACCTTTTTACTGGCCTGCTTTATCGGCCAAAAAGTCTTCGGTCTGGATAAAAAAACCAGCTGGCTGATTGGTGCGGGCAGCAGTATTTGCGGTGCCGCGGCAGTGCTCGCGACGGAACCGGTGGTCAAAGCGGAATCCAGCAAAGTGACGGTTGCGGTCGCGACCGTGGTTATCTTCGGTACGCTGGCGATTTTCCTTTATCCAGCAATGTATCCGCTTGTTGCGCACTGGTTTACGCCTGAAACGTACGGCATTTATATCGGTTCAACGATGCACGAAGTGGCGCAGGTTGTCGCTGCAGGTCACGCCATTAGCCCTGAGGCGGAGAATTCAGCGGTCATTGCCAAAATGCTGCGCGTGATGATGCTGGCACCGTTCCTGATTATTCTGGCCGCGCGCGTTAAACAGCTGACGCCCGCTGGGAAAGGAGAAAAAAGTAAAATCACCATTCCATGGTTTGCGATTCTGTTTATCGCCGTGGCGGTGTTTAACTCCTTCCATCTGCTGCCAAAAACAATCGTTGATATGCTGGTCACGCTGGATACCGTGCTGCTGGCGATGGCGATGGCGGCGCTCGGCGTCACCACGCACGTCAGCGCACTGAAAAAAGCAGGTGCAAAACCCCTGCTGATGGCATTAATTCTCTTTGTCTGGCTGATTGTCGGCGGGGGGGCTATCAACCTGGCCGTGCATAGTGTGATGGCATAA
- the yeiB gene encoding DUF418 domain-containing protein YeiB: MERNVTLDFVRGVAILGILLLNISAFGLPKAAYLNPAWYGEITRSDAWTWAILDLFAQVKFLTLFALLFGAGLQILLKRGKRWIQSRLTLLVLLGFIHGLFLWDGDILLAYGLVGLICWRMIRDAQDVKSLFNTGVMLYVIGIGVLLLLGMISGGTTNRSWIPGAASLQYEQYWKLKGGVEAISNRADMLGDNLLALGAQYGWQLAGMMLIGAALMRSGWLKGEFSLRHYRLTGSGLVLLGVAINLPAVIAQWLLGWDYRWCAFLLQAPRELSAPFQTIGYASLIFGFWPQIARFKLAAAVACVGRMALSNYLLQTLICTTLFYRLGLFMKFDRFQLMAFVIPVWMVNMLFSVIWLRYFRQGPVEWVWRQLTALASGVALTNTSR, encoded by the coding sequence ATGGAGCGTAATGTCACGCTGGATTTTGTACGTGGCGTTGCCATTCTCGGTATTCTGCTGCTCAACATTAGCGCCTTTGGCTTGCCAAAGGCGGCGTATCTCAACCCGGCCTGGTATGGCGAGATCACCCGCAGCGACGCCTGGACCTGGGCGATTTTAGACCTGTTTGCGCAGGTCAAATTCCTCACTCTTTTTGCGTTACTTTTTGGTGCGGGTCTACAGATTTTGCTCAAGCGCGGTAAACGCTGGATTCAGTCTCGCCTCACGCTGCTGGTCCTCCTCGGGTTCATCCACGGTCTGTTTTTGTGGGATGGTGACATTCTGCTCGCCTATGGTTTAGTCGGGCTGATTTGCTGGCGCATGATCCGCGACGCGCAAGATGTTAAGAGCCTGTTTAACACCGGCGTGATGCTGTATGTCATTGGCATTGGCGTCCTGCTGCTGCTGGGGATGATTTCAGGCGGCACCACTAATCGTTCGTGGATCCCAGGCGCGGCATCGCTCCAGTATGAGCAATACTGGAAGCTGAAAGGTGGCGTCGAAGCTATCAGCAATCGGGCGGATATGCTCGGAGACAATCTGCTCGCGCTAGGGGCGCAATACGGCTGGCAACTGGCGGGCATGATGCTAATCGGTGCCGCGCTGATGCGCAGCGGTTGGCTGAAAGGGGAGTTTAGCCTCAGGCATTATCGCCTCACGGGATCCGGACTGGTTCTGCTGGGCGTGGCGATTAATTTGCCTGCCGTGATTGCCCAATGGTTGTTGGGCTGGGATTATCGCTGGTGTGCCTTTCTGTTACAGGCCCCGCGAGAGCTGAGTGCGCCGTTCCAGACCATCGGCTATGCATCGCTTATTTTCGGGTTCTGGCCGCAGATAGCGCGCTTCAAATTAGCCGCTGCCGTCGCATGCGTTGGACGCATGGCCCTCAGTAACTACCTGCTGCAAACCTTAATCTGCACGACGCTTTTCTATCGATTAGGCCTGTTTATGAAATTCGACAGGTTCCAGCTCATGGCGTTTGTGATCCCCGTGTGGATGGTCAACATGCTCTTTTCCGTTATCTGGCTGCGCTATTTCCGTCAGGGCCCGGTGGAATGGGTATGGCGTCAATTAACCGCACTTGCTTCGGGTGTCGCATTGACTAATACATCCAGATAA
- the nfo gene encoding deoxyribonuclease IV — MKYVGAHVSAAGGLANAAIRAAEIEATAFALFTKNQRQWRAAPLTPEIINDFKAACEKYNFGPGQILPHDSYLINLGHPVQEALDKSREAFLDELQRCEQLGLTLLNFHPGSHLMQIDEDACLARIAESINIALAQTEGVTAVIENTAGQGSNLGFKFEHLAAIIDGVEDKTRVGVCIDTCHAFAAGYDLRSQEECEKTFAEFERIVGFKYLRGMHLNDAKSAFGSRVDRHHSLGEGNIGHDAFRFIMQDPRFDGIPMVLETVNPDIWAEEIAWLKAQQTAEQAA, encoded by the coding sequence ATGAAATATGTTGGAGCGCACGTCAGCGCAGCAGGCGGTCTTGCGAATGCCGCCATCCGCGCCGCCGAAATCGAGGCGACCGCTTTCGCCCTGTTCACCAAAAATCAGCGCCAGTGGCGCGCTGCGCCGCTCACTCCTGAAATAATTAATGATTTCAAAGCAGCCTGTGAAAAGTATAACTTCGGGCCGGGGCAGATCCTGCCGCACGACAGTTATCTCATCAATCTGGGCCATCCGGTTCAGGAAGCGCTGGATAAATCACGTGAGGCGTTTCTGGATGAATTACAGCGTTGCGAACAGCTTGGCCTGACGCTGCTGAATTTCCATCCGGGCAGCCATCTGATGCAAATCGACGAAGACGCCTGTCTGGCACGCATTGCGGAATCCATCAACATTGCGCTGGCACAAACGGAAGGCGTCACGGCAGTTATCGAAAACACCGCCGGGCAAGGCAGTAATCTGGGTTTCAAGTTTGAACATCTGGCAGCAATTATCGATGGCGTGGAAGATAAAACGCGCGTGGGCGTGTGCATCGATACCTGTCATGCCTTTGCAGCGGGATACGATCTGCGCAGTCAGGAAGAGTGCGAGAAAACCTTTGCAGAATTTGAGCGTATTGTCGGCTTCAAGTATCTGCGTGGTATGCATTTGAACGATGCGAAAAGCGCGTTTGGCAGCCGTGTTGACCGCCACCACAGCCTCGGCGAAGGCAATATTGGTCACGATGCGTTCCGCTTTATTATGCAGGACCCGCGTTTTGACGGCATTCCCATGGTGCTGGAGACGGTGAATCCAGATATCTGGGCGGAAGAAATCGCCTGGCTGAAAGCACAGCAGACCGCTGAACAAGCGGCATAA
- the yieE gene encoding DNA-binding transcriptional regulator YeiE — MHITLRQLEVFAEVLKSGSTTQASVRLALSQSAVSAALTDLEGQLRVQLFDRVGKRLVVNEHGRLLYPRALALLEQAVEIEQLFREENGAIRVFASSTIGNYILPEVIARYRRDFPTLPLEMSVGNSQDVINAIIDFRVDIGLIEGPCHNVDIIAEPWLEDELVVFASPASALLQGDVTLERLAQAPWILREHGSGTREIVDYLLLSHLPQFHLGMELGNSEAIKHAVRHGLGISCLSRRVIAEQLESGSLVEIPVPLPKLVRTLWCIHHRQKHLSSSLQRFLRYCNN; from the coding sequence ATGCACATTACATTGCGTCAGCTTGAAGTTTTTGCCGAAGTGCTGAAAAGTGGGTCGACGACTCAGGCCTCTGTGCGCCTGGCATTGTCACAGTCTGCGGTGAGCGCAGCGCTGACCGATCTCGAAGGCCAGCTTCGCGTTCAGCTTTTTGACCGGGTAGGTAAACGCCTGGTAGTGAATGAACATGGGCGATTGCTGTACCCGCGCGCGCTGGCGCTACTGGAGCAAGCGGTTGAAATTGAGCAGTTATTCCGCGAGGAAAACGGTGCCATTCGTGTATTCGCCAGTAGCACCATCGGGAACTATATTCTCCCGGAAGTGATTGCCCGCTATCGTCGCGATTTCCCGACGCTGCCGCTGGAGATGAGCGTCGGCAATAGTCAGGACGTGATTAACGCTATTATTGATTTCCGCGTGGATATTGGGCTTATCGAAGGGCCGTGTCACAACGTCGATATTATTGCCGAGCCGTGGCTGGAAGATGAACTGGTGGTCTTTGCGTCTCCGGCTTCTGCGTTGTTGCAGGGCGACGTCACGCTGGAACGCCTCGCGCAAGCCCCGTGGATATTACGTGAACACGGTTCCGGCACGCGCGAGATCGTCGATTATCTGCTGCTTTCGCATTTGCCGCAGTTTCATCTGGGGATGGAATTAGGGAATTCCGAAGCCATCAAACACGCCGTGCGACACGGTCTGGGAATCAGTTGTTTGTCGCGCCGGGTGATTGCTGAACAGCTTGAAAGCGGCTCGCTGGTGGAAATCCCCGTCCCGTTACCTAAGCTGGTGCGCACGTTGTGGTGTATTCATCATCGCCAGAAGCATCTCTCCAGCTCTCTTCAGCGTTTTCTGCGTTACTGCAACAATTAG
- the folE gene encoding GTP cyclohydrolase I FolE, whose product MPSLSKEAALVHEALVARGLETPLRPPVNELDNETRKRLIAGHMTEIMQLLNLDLSDDSLMETPQRIAKMYVDEIFSGLDYANFPKITVIENKMNVDEMVTVRDITLTSTCEHHFVTIDGKATVAYIPKDTVIGLSKINRIVQFFAQRPQVQERLTQQILTALQTLLGTNNVAVSIDAVHYCVKARGVRDATSATTTTSLGGLFKSSQNTRQEFLRAVRHHN is encoded by the coding sequence ATGCCATCACTCAGTAAAGAAGCCGCTCTGGTCCACGAAGCGCTGGTAGCGCGTGGTCTTGAAACCCCGCTGCGTCCACCGGTCAACGAGCTGGACAATGAAACACGTAAACGTCTTATTGCCGGGCACATGACCGAGATTATGCAGTTGCTGAATCTCGACCTGAGCGACGACAGCCTGATGGAGACGCCGCAACGCATCGCCAAAATGTATGTCGATGAGATTTTCTCCGGCCTGGATTACGCGAATTTCCCAAAAATCACCGTCATCGAAAATAAAATGAACGTCGATGAAATGGTGACCGTGCGCGATATTACGTTGACCAGCACCTGCGAACACCACTTTGTTACCATCGATGGTAAAGCGACGGTGGCGTATATCCCTAAAGATACGGTGATTGGGCTGTCTAAAATTAACCGCATTGTGCAGTTCTTTGCCCAGCGTCCGCAGGTTCAGGAACGTTTGACGCAGCAAATTCTGACGGCGCTGCAAACGCTGTTAGGGACCAACAATGTGGCTGTATCCATTGATGCCGTGCATTATTGCGTGAAAGCGCGCGGCGTACGTGACGCCACCAGCGCAACGACCACGACCTCTCTTGGCGGCCTGTTTAAGTCGAGCCAGAATACCCGTCAGGAATTTCTGCGCGCAGTGCGTCACCACAACTGA
- the cirA gene encoding catecholate siderophore receptor CirA, with the protein MFRLNPFVRGGLCASALSLALPVIAAESGDTMVVTASATEQNLKDAPASISVITQQDLQRKPVNNLKDVLREVPGVQLTSEGDNRKGVSIRGLDSSYTLILVDGKRVSSRNAVFRHNDFDLNWIPVDAIERIEVVRGPMSSLYGSDALGGVVNIITKKIGQKWTGTLTADTTIQHHRDRGDTYNGQFFTSGPLVDGVLGLKAYGSLSKREKDDQQKSSTTATGETPRIEGFTSRNGNVEFAWTPDENHDFTAGYGYDRQDRDSDSLNKNRLDRQNYSLSHNGRWDVGNSELKVYGEKVDNKNPGNSSPITSESNAVDGKYVLPLGEINQLLTLGGEWRHDKLEDPVNLTGGNSSNTSASQYALFIEDEWRIFEPLALTTGVRMDDHETYGDHWSPRAYLVYNATDTMTVKGGWATAFKAPSLLQLSPDWTTGSCRGACEIVGSPDLKPETSESFELGLYYAGEEGWLEGVQASITTFQNNVDDRISITRTANVNDAQSYPNYVGLNGDGEPIFRYYNVNKARIRGVETELKFPLAEDWKMTLNYTYNDGRDISNGDNKPLSELPFHTANGTVDWQATQAWSFYVQGNYTGEKRAVTDGEPTPGGYVVWNTGGAWQATKSVKLRAGVQNLLDKDLSRDDYSYTEDGRRYFMAVDYQF; encoded by the coding sequence ATGTTTAGGTTGAATCCCTTCGTAAGGGGAGGACTTTGTGCGTCCGCACTGTCCCTTGCCCTGCCTGTTATTGCTGCGGAATCTGGCGACACGATGGTTGTCACTGCGTCGGCCACCGAACAGAATCTCAAAGATGCACCCGCCAGTATCAGCGTCATTACTCAGCAAGATCTGCAACGTAAGCCGGTCAATAATCTGAAAGATGTCCTGCGAGAAGTGCCTGGCGTGCAATTAACCAGCGAAGGGGATAACCGTAAAGGCGTGAGTATCCGTGGACTGGACAGCAGCTATACGCTGATTCTGGTTGACGGCAAACGTGTCAGCTCGCGTAATGCCGTATTCCGCCACAACGATTTCGATCTCAACTGGATCCCGGTTGACGCCATTGAGCGTATCGAAGTGGTGCGCGGGCCAATGTCATCGCTGTATGGTTCCGATGCGCTGGGCGGCGTGGTGAATATCATCACCAAAAAAATTGGTCAAAAATGGACGGGTACGCTGACGGCGGACACCACTATTCAGCATCACCGCGACCGTGGTGATACCTACAACGGCCAGTTCTTTACCAGCGGTCCGCTGGTGGACGGCGTGCTGGGCCTAAAGGCCTACGGAAGCCTGTCTAAGCGTGAAAAAGACGATCAGCAAAAATCGTCCACTACCGCGACCGGGGAAACGCCGCGCATCGAAGGCTTTACCAGCCGCAACGGGAATGTGGAGTTCGCCTGGACGCCAGACGAAAATCATGATTTTACCGCAGGCTACGGCTACGACCGTCAGGATCGCGACTCCGACTCGCTTAACAAGAACCGTCTGGATCGCCAGAATTATTCTCTGAGTCACAATGGCCGCTGGGATGTGGGTAACAGCGAGCTGAAAGTTTACGGCGAAAAAGTCGATAACAAAAATCCGGGAAACAGCAGCCCGATTACCTCAGAAAGCAATGCCGTGGACGGCAAGTACGTGTTGCCGCTGGGTGAAATCAACCAGTTGCTGACTCTGGGCGGCGAATGGCGTCACGATAAGCTTGAGGATCCGGTCAACCTGACGGGCGGCAACAGCAGTAACACCTCGGCCAGCCAGTATGCGCTCTTTATCGAAGACGAATGGCGTATCTTCGAGCCGCTGGCGTTGACCACCGGCGTGCGTATGGACGACCACGAAACCTACGGCGATCACTGGAGCCCGCGTGCGTATCTGGTCTATAACGCGACCGATACGATGACGGTGAAAGGCGGCTGGGCGACGGCCTTTAAAGCGCCGTCATTACTGCAGCTTAGCCCTGACTGGACCACCGGCTCATGCCGCGGCGCATGCGAAATTGTGGGTAGCCCGGATCTGAAACCGGAAACCAGCGAAAGCTTCGAACTCGGCCTTTATTACGCCGGAGAAGAAGGCTGGTTAGAAGGTGTTCAGGCCAGCATCACCACCTTCCAGAACAACGTGGATGACCGTATCAGCATTACCCGTACCGCTAACGTTAATGACGCGCAAAGTTACCCGAACTATGTTGGGCTGAACGGCGACGGCGAACCGATTTTCCGCTATTACAACGTCAATAAAGCGCGTATTCGTGGGGTAGAAACCGAGCTGAAATTCCCGCTGGCAGAAGACTGGAAAATGACGCTGAACTACACCTATAACGATGGGCGTGATATCAGCAACGGCGATAATAAGCCGCTGTCCGAACTGCCGTTCCATACGGCTAACGGTACGGTTGACTGGCAGGCGACCCAGGCATGGTCATTCTACGTGCAGGGTAACTACACGGGTGAGAAACGTGCCGTTACCGACGGTGAACCCACGCCGGGTGGTTACGTGGTCTGGAATACGGGCGGAGCGTGGCAGGCAACGAAAAGCGTTAAGCTGCGTGCCGGCGTGCAAAACCTGCTGGATAAAGATCTGAGCCGCGACGATTACAGCTATACGGAAGATGGCCGTCGTTACTTTATGGCCGTCGATTATCAGTTCTGA
- the fghA gene encoding S-formylglutathione hydrolase: protein MELLEEHRCFEGRQQRWRHDSTTLNCAMTFSIFLPPTNGKAKPPVLYWLSGLTCNDENFTTKAGAQRVAAELGIALVMPDTSPRGDEVADDAGYDLGKGAGFYLNATQQPWASHYRMYDYLRDELPALIAAEFDVGDRRAISGHSMGGHGALIMALKNPGTFTSVSAFAPIVNPTQVPWGQKAFSHYLGEDSDTWQAWDSCALMQASQPGDAIPTLIDQGDADQFLANQLQPAVLAEVARQKAWPLTLRIQPGHDHSYYFIASYIEDHLRFHAEHLFK from the coding sequence ATGGAACTGCTCGAAGAGCACCGTTGTTTTGAAGGTCGGCAGCAGCGCTGGCGGCACGACTCCACGACACTGAATTGCGCGATGACATTCAGTATTTTTCTGCCGCCGACCAACGGGAAGGCAAAACCACCGGTGCTGTACTGGCTTTCGGGCCTGACCTGCAATGATGAAAACTTCACCACCAAAGCGGGCGCGCAGCGTGTTGCCGCCGAGCTGGGCATTGCCCTTGTCATGCCGGATACCAGTCCGCGTGGCGATGAGGTTGCCGATGACGCGGGCTACGACTTAGGTAAAGGCGCAGGGTTTTATCTGAATGCCACTCAGCAGCCGTGGGCAAGCCATTACCGGATGTATGATTACCTTCGTGATGAGCTGCCTGCACTGATCGCAGCTGAATTTGATGTCGGTGACCGGCGTGCGATCAGCGGGCATTCGATGGGCGGGCACGGCGCGCTCATTATGGCGCTTAAAAATCCTGGCACGTTCACCAGCGTCTCAGCGTTTGCCCCAATTGTGAACCCGACTCAGGTGCCGTGGGGACAAAAAGCGTTTTCACACTATCTGGGTGAGGATTCAGATACATGGCAGGCGTGGGACAGTTGCGCACTGATGCAGGCGAGTCAGCCGGGAGACGCCATCCCAACGCTTATCGATCAGGGCGATGCGGATCAGTTCCTCGCTAACCAGCTCCAGCCAGCCGTACTGGCAGAAGTAGCACGCCAGAAAGCCTGGCCGCTGACGTTGCGCATTCAGCCGGGTCACGATCACAGCTACTATTTCATCGCATCGTATATTGAAGATCATCTCCGCTTCCATGCGGAGCATTTGTTCAAGTAA
- the lysP gene encoding lysine-specific permease, whose translation MVSENKTTEAPALRRELKARHLTMIAIGGSIGTGLFVASGATISAAGPGGALFSYMLIGLMVYFLMTSLGELAAYMPVSGSFSTYGQKYVEEGFGFALGWNYWYNWAVTIAVDLVAAQLVMNWWFPDTPGWIWSAIFLAVIFLLNYISVRGFGEAEYWFSLIKVTTVIIFIIVGVAMIVGIFKGAEPAGWSNWEIGDAPFAGGFAAMIGVAMIVGFSFQGTELIGIAAGESEDPEKNIPRAVRQVFWRILLFYVFAILIISLIIPYTDPSLLRNDVKDISVSPFTLVFQHAGLLSAAAVMNAVILTAVLSAGNSGMYASTRMLYTLACDGKAPRIFAKLSRGGVPRNALYATTVVAGLCFLTSMFGNKTVYLWLLNTSGMTGFIAWLGIAISHYRFRRGYVMQGHDINDLPYRSGFFPIGPIFAFILCLIITLGQNYEAFLSDTIDWGGVMATYIGIPLFLIIWFGYKLTKGTRFVSYSEMDFPGRFKK comes from the coding sequence ATGGTTTCAGAAAATAAAACCACAGAAGCGCCCGCGCTACGTCGCGAACTCAAGGCGCGTCACCTGACAATGATCGCCATTGGCGGATCGATTGGTACAGGTCTTTTTGTTGCATCCGGTGCAACCATTTCAGCGGCAGGTCCTGGCGGCGCGCTGTTTTCGTATATGTTGATTGGCCTGATGGTGTACTTCCTGATGACCAGCCTGGGCGAACTGGCGGCATACATGCCGGTCTCCGGCTCCTTTTCGACTTACGGTCAAAAATATGTAGAAGAAGGCTTCGGCTTCGCGCTGGGCTGGAACTACTGGTACAACTGGGCGGTGACTATCGCTGTTGACCTCGTGGCCGCGCAGCTGGTGATGAACTGGTGGTTCCCGGACACGCCGGGCTGGATCTGGAGCGCTATCTTCCTGGCGGTGATTTTCCTGCTGAACTACATCTCCGTACGTGGTTTTGGTGAGGCAGAATACTGGTTCTCCCTGATCAAAGTGACGACCGTGATTATCTTCATCATCGTCGGCGTGGCGATGATTGTGGGCATCTTTAAAGGCGCGGAACCTGCGGGCTGGAGCAACTGGGAAATTGGCGATGCGCCGTTTGCCGGCGGTTTTGCGGCGATGATTGGCGTGGCCATGATTGTGGGTTTCTCTTTCCAGGGAACGGAACTGATTGGTATTGCTGCCGGTGAATCCGAAGATCCGGAGAAGAACATTCCGCGCGCAGTGCGTCAGGTGTTCTGGCGTATTCTGCTGTTCTACGTGTTCGCGATCCTGATTATCAGCCTGATCATTCCTTACACCGACCCGAGTCTGCTGCGTAACGATGTGAAAGACATCAGCGTTAGCCCGTTCACGCTGGTCTTCCAGCATGCTGGTCTGCTCTCAGCAGCGGCGGTGATGAACGCGGTTATCCTGACGGCGGTGCTTTCTGCGGGTAACTCCGGCATGTACGCCTCAACGCGTATGCTGTACACCCTGGCGTGCGACGGTAAAGCGCCACGCATTTTCGCCAAACTGTCACGCGGCGGTGTGCCGCGTAATGCGCTGTACGCCACAACAGTGGTCGCGGGTCTGTGCTTCCTGACCTCCATGTTTGGTAATAAGACGGTCTATCTTTGGTTGCTGAATACGTCCGGGATGACGGGCTTCATCGCCTGGCTGGGGATTGCCATCAGTCACTATCGTTTCCGTCGCGGTTACGTTATGCAAGGGCACGATATTAACGACCTGCCGTACCGCTCAGGATTCTTCCCGATTGGGCCGATCTTCGCGTTCATTCTGTGTCTGATCATCACGCTCGGTCAGAACTACGAAGCCTTCCTGTCAGACACCATTGACTGGGGCGGCGTGATGGCGACGTATATCGGAATTCCGCTGTTCCTGATTATCTGGTTTGGCTACAAACTGACAAAAGGCACGCGGTTCGTCAGCTACAGTGAAATGGACTTCCCTGGACGATTCAAAAAATAA
- a CDS encoding YbfB/YjiJ family MFS transporter has product MALRIALSGFVVLVVAMGIGRFAFTPQVPLMIAAGQLTLTSAGLVAAMNYLGYLVGAWDAMRAHRFVEGRLFLGIVGAVALTLLSAVADNAIVHAMIRFVIGCMSGWSMVLIAAWTNERLAHYGKPGLSAAVFAGPGAGIALSGLLAVYIQARSLSAGAAWQIYGVLALILIVLVARYLPRGGQLHRPGTAPEPLVLTSDLRRLVWSYSLAGFGYILPATFLSQMAALRFPGSLFAQFVWPIFGLAAVVGIALSIALRHVSTSNRRLSIVLWLQGLGVFAAWLMPGIAGLVTGALLVGGGFLCAVQLSLLCGRELAPTHTRYMAGLLTTGYAIGQLVGPVTSAISTWLTHQLEPALGLAGVALFVGGALVWNRQAERQRQSQ; this is encoded by the coding sequence ATGGCGCTGCGTATCGCGCTCAGTGGATTTGTGGTGCTTGTCGTCGCGATGGGGATAGGGCGTTTTGCCTTTACGCCTCAGGTTCCGCTGATGATCGCGGCTGGACAGCTTACGTTGACCAGCGCCGGATTAGTGGCCGCCATGAATTATCTCGGCTACTTAGTGGGTGCATGGGATGCCATGCGTGCGCACCGTTTTGTCGAAGGGCGCTTGTTTCTGGGGATCGTGGGTGCCGTGGCGCTGACGCTGCTCTCCGCCGTGGCGGATAACGCCATTGTTCATGCAATGATACGCTTTGTTATCGGCTGCATGAGTGGCTGGTCTATGGTGTTGATCGCCGCGTGGACCAACGAACGGCTGGCGCATTACGGTAAGCCGGGTCTGAGCGCGGCGGTGTTTGCGGGTCCAGGTGCGGGCATTGCGCTCAGCGGCTTGCTGGCTGTTTATATTCAGGCGCGATCGCTTTCAGCGGGTGCAGCGTGGCAAATTTATGGCGTACTGGCGCTGATTTTAATTGTGCTGGTGGCGCGCTATTTACCGCGTGGCGGTCAACTGCATCGCCCCGGCACCGCCCCCGAACCGCTGGTACTGACGTCCGATTTGCGCCGTCTGGTCTGGAGCTACAGCCTGGCCGGATTCGGGTATATTCTGCCGGCGACCTTTTTGTCGCAGATGGCGGCGCTGCGTTTTCCGGGTAGCCTGTTTGCCCAGTTTGTCTGGCCGATTTTTGGGTTAGCGGCAGTCGTGGGGATCGCGTTGAGTATCGCGCTGCGCCATGTCTCGACATCAAATCGGCGTTTGTCCATTGTGCTTTGGTTACAGGGGTTAGGCGTTTTTGCCGCCTGGCTAATGCCGGGGATTGCCGGTCTGGTGACAGGCGCGTTGCTGGTCGGTGGCGGGTTTCTCTGTGCCGTTCAACTCTCGCTGCTGTGTGGCCGCGAGCTGGCCCCAACACATACTCGTTACATGGCGGGACTCTTGACCACGGGTTATGCAATAGGCCAGTTGGTGGGCCCTGTGACTTCCGCGATTTCCACCTGGCTGACTCACCAACTGGAGCCAGCGCTGGGGCTGGCGGGTGTCGCCCTTTTTGTTGGCGGGGCACTGGTCTGGAACCGTCAGGCTGAAAGGCAACGACAATCGCAATAA